Sequence from the Nasonia vitripennis strain AsymCx chromosome 5, Nvit_psr_1.1, whole genome shotgun sequence genome:
TGTTGAAAAATGTGATATACCAAAAATCTTTCCATCTCAATCACACCCCGCGAGAGCCATCAGGCCAAGACGACGCGAACGAGTGGATTCCGTCCTATTAAACATATTCAGCACGTGTCCGGCGAATATCAATCAAAGCCACTCGcaagactctctctctctctctctctctctctctctctctctctctcgcagcatCATCTCGCAAGCGAGTCCGAGAATCAGATCCGCCGAGTGGTTTCTCCGCCACATAGCGTTAAAcaagcgctgctgctgctgcgcgcgcaGCCAATTACACGCATCTCTCACTCCTTTTTCTCAATGGCCACGGAGACTCGCTGTACACGCGCGAGCGGGGATGCATACACCTATACGTGTGCACAGCTCCGTGTACCCACAGACACTCGCGCCTctgcaccaccaccaccagtggaactcgctgcagcagcgaggaGTATGTGcagtataggtatacagaagaagagaaaacgCGAGAGCATCGGTGGCGGGGGTGTCTAGTGCAGAGGGGGCGTTACCCACCGGCAAAGGCGGAGCCTCCGCTCGAAAATCCCGGCGCTACTCGCTACTGTCGTCTGCTCTCTCGAGTCTCCTACACGCAGTCGCGCGTCAAACAGCGGCCGCATCGCACACACAATACACTTGgatatatatctctctctgtctctgtctctgaGCATCTGAGCCCGGTGTCGCTCGCGTTGTGTTAAGTAGTTGACTCGTACATTGCAGTCGATGTGCATTCGCTATACACGTACTCTGTAAGGATCCCCGGTGTGGCGCGATGACAGTGTCCTTCCGAGGATACACCTAGTGCGAGAACTTGCCTCCAGTGCGAACTCTGTCATCTCGAGAGGAGCGAGAGCCGTgcgattttttcgaaaaaacaaGAGGAAAGCTCGCAAGTTCAACCATGATGGAGGTGCAGCAGCAACACTCGCCGGCGGGCGTCGGACCGCTGGACTTCTCCCGACGAGGTGTAGCCGAGGCGTCGGCCTTCCGAGTCGTCAAGCCCAAGCAGCTGCCCCAGGTCGTGGCTAACAACGCACAGGGACAGCAGGCCCAGACGGAAACGAACAATAACGAGAGCCCCCAAGAGAGCAACAACACGAGACTGCCCGAGAGCGAAGGTAGGACAAACCTGCGGCGAGCGCCATGTTAGTTTTTCGGTGACATCCTGGGGAGTACCGTGTAACGGTGATAAGAGGGCTATCGGTTCGATTGAGAATCGTTCGGGAGTCGCGATTGAGTTTTCTCATTCCCAACAACAGAGTTAAACGCGCGATGCACATGCGCGACGATTGAAAAAAGGAGGTAGATTAATTTTAAGAGCTTTCTCTTGTCAGAGATAAAGCGCCGCGAGTGACTAATGGCTTATTAATCccatctctcgcgcgccgtGCAGTTGTATATTCGCGGGAAAATGCACATTATATCATAAGCggctatatattttaaaaggaaaaagaaaaacattttcGACGCATCAATCAGAGAAGCGAGCTGTTAAAAAGGAATAGCAATTATGCGCGGAAACGGATCCGTGCGTAAGCGGCGAATCCTCCCGTGCGCCTCTTTTTCGCCCCTGTCATCAGGCTGTCCATCATACCCCGCCATTAGCTCCCggcgctgcagcggcggctctCGGTTGCAGTTGCACGTTTACGCACACGCATCCGTAATTGATACCTGCATCCGCCCTCTGTTTTccccgcgtgtgtgtacacacagagATCGTCTGTGTATAGACGGTGTCACCTTGGctgacaattttttaatttttctaatgaGAGCCGTTTGCTCTCTCAAGCCCATATAACGCAGTCGCTCGTAAAACGAGGCGGAAAAAATCTACGAAAGATGCGCGGCTGAAATTCCCCGAGGTGCAGTAGTATACTCGTGTGTGACAGGGTGAAAACGGAAGGTCGCGCGCACGCATCGAGAGCTGCGTGTGTCGCTATAGAGTCGCGTATGTCGCGAATGTCGTGtttacgcgcgtgtgtgtccgTTCAACaggtgagagagggagagagagagagagagagagagagagagagagagagagtgagccgGTATAGCATATAgaggtgtgtgcgtgtgtacagGCATTAGACACGAAGCGACTGTGTGTCCGCGCTATAATGCCCCGACTAATCGGGGTAATAGGCTGACAAGATAATGCGCGCAGTCGTGTGTAGAATTTTCACTAGCTCGATTATGCCGTCTGTCCTTTTCCCGATGCCGATCGATCGCGACGCCAGCTCTGTTGTAGAATGCATCGTCGAGGCGTTTATCGAGGCGATAAGCTGCGGTCGAGCGCGGCTCTCATCATCTCCGCGCGCCGCGagcggaaaataaaaatctggCTATCGGCTCTGTGTGCGCGCAAGGTTTGCAATAAAGTCGATATTGACTTGGTTGCGCGAAAGGAGTTACCGAGAGATTATGCGATCCCCGGGATAAGATCTGAGATTACATGGAGACCGAGCGAGAACGTGAAATCAGAACGACTATGTGTGTAAGCAGAGTcctaaaagtaaaaatcaaGCGAAGATATAGAAAAGCTCGTGTCCTGCGCATACAGATCTTTATATGTCATGGGAGAGGATCCACGGGAAAATCGGCGGGAATAACACAGCGCAGCGTCTTATCTCCGCCGGTGTCTACACACAGGGAAACATGATTTATTTCTGATAATCCTGCGCGGCGAGACGCGGGCGACTAGCGAGATAACTTTGCTCTAATCTGCCGCGCGGATTATCCGAGCCGCTCTCTATTGCCCGGGGATTaaggatttttcattttctcataTAGGTGAGCGCACACGCGCGTACAATCCTATACGTGGGTACACTAGATTTTCCGTGAAGAATCGCCGAATCTCCTTAATCAAGCCGCGCGAAAATAAGTTAATGCTCCCGAGAGTCGGCCGGCTGATGAATAGCCTACACTCCCCCACTTTCTAATGAAGACGCGGGGCGCCAGCTCCTCCACGAGCCGGGGTGTATAAGGATCCGCTCGACGCCGGAAGAATACGTAATTCATCGTGAGGAGCTGCGCCAGATTGACCCTGTGCCTTCCCCggaattgaaaagaaaaagtgCGCGCCAGCGAGGATAATATATGATTAATCACAGTCGATTAAAATTCTCCTCTCGATTATTCTGTTCCAGGATGCGACGTGCGGCTGATGTTCCCGCGACTCTGGGCGCCGTTCGCCAAGTCCAACGAGGTCACGAGCTTGCCGCCCTTTCCGAAATCTGATCCAGGTGAGAGCCGCACACGCGGATATACGAGACGCGGCTATAAGTCAGAAAAGTTTTTTCATCGATTCCTCGTATGTGTACGATATAGCGCGGAGGACCGCCGGATATAGCGCATAGAGCGTAAAATACGGCTGCCATTATTTTCGCGCTACGCTACGCCGCCGCGCGGTGTATACGGCGATAGGAGGTAAAACTTTTTTGCAACAGTGATTCCGAACGCGGGACGATAAAATGAGCCGTACGTGTAATTCTTCGCGGGTAAAGTATATGGCGCGAGGAGTCGGTGTTTAATGGACGGTTAGTTGCATGCCCGAACATCTCCGAATCGATCATCGTGGTCAAATAATATACACCTATAGCTTATTAGCGagtttgtattatttttgaatagaGCGAACAGCAGTTATAGAATGAGCTGCCCAAACAATCGAGGCTTTTAGCATACGGTTATACATGCCTTGGACTCGCAGAATTGAGATGAGGGGAACAGGAAAGAGCCTGagcgccacctatcttcgctCGTTAGAGACACGGGGCGTTTAAAATTGAGTTTGAATTTAGATTTGCAAAACTGTTTTGACTCAAGTGCAAGTCGGGACAACGACGAAAAGAACAAACAACCGTCGCGTGGGTGGAGCGTCTTCCGGATATGGCGGTggactttttatttatcaattgCGTAGAGGCTCTCCTATACACACACCGCTTCGAGAGTACACATCAgccgagaaagaaagaagcgcGCACGCAGAGATGATTGGGATAAATGGCAGCACGCGTACGCCCATTTATACCGCACTTAGCCCACCTATATATTCATAAAtacgcactctctctctctctctctctctctctctctctctctctctctctctctctcgttgtcAATTGAGGCGGATTAGAGGAGATTCGGTCGGCGGCGGCTCCTTTGTATAGGGACTCGAATTAGCCGACATCTTGTTGTCGTCGAGCGCGGCGCATACGCAAGTAGTAGCTGCAGCTTCCTTATTATTCGCCTCGTTCGATGCGCGCGGAGGATGTGTGCGAAAGGAGAAATCAGCGACTCGCTGCGCTTCTGCCTAATTCGCCGGGATGAGAGTGTTTGGTTACGCTTTTGATTCGCCGCTCACTCGCTCTATCGTCGATGTGATTCTATTTTCGATAATATACTCGTGTACGCGGTTATGGATACAAGCGTTCGATCAAACGCTTTCGACGCGAGGCTCTTGAAAAAGATACGCTTACACTTTGTGTTTGCACGATTGCGGAGGAATGATGAAGTGGATTCGAATAGCCCGCCGCGTACATTCAAAGCTGGGCGGAAAACAAGTCGAAGAATGCAACGATCGCGCGCATCGGAAAACGGAATCACGAGAGCCTCGCGGTACATCCAACAAGCtccgccgctcgcgcgcgacatcCTCTAATCGAATCCATTTCGCCCGGCAAACTCGATGCAATCAACTCGGCGAACCGTTCCAAGACTATacccacacacgcacacaggcGCACAATTACGAGGAGACGAAGGAAAAAACGTAGCGCGTCTTTGCGCGCGCAGTAGGCCAGTAAATAAAATCCGAGAGCCAATGGCGAGTCGCGAAAGTCGCCGAGCGGAAGGGTCGCCTCGTCGGAAGCTAAAGTGTATAACGGCTTTAATAGCGCGGCAGATCACTACGCAGTAAACGACTGACGGACGACAGAAGATTAAAGTTGGCCCCCGTTAACTCGATCTAATTGTCTCCCTTCCCTCcttcccccctctctctctcactctatacatagatatatacacgcacgcgGCCGGCGGGCTTGGCCTTCCTTTATTAATCCTAAGAGCGAGCGCACGCACGTACACACGGCGGCGGCCTCTTCGTctccttcttttctctctctctctctctctccctctctctctctctctctctatatatatatatatatatatatatatatatatatcctcgATTTCACCGTCGCTGCTCCAAAATCTCGCGTCGCCGATGACACTATGCTGGCGCGTAAATCATATGGGCCCATAGTGCAGGATTTCTCTCAATCTCGGCGCTATTGTGATATCGAGGTCAACGCGTCGACGCGATGCAGGCGATCGACGAACTTTTATACGCGTTTAATTCACGGCGACGAGAGAGTCGAATGCGTGCGCGCAATCAGCCTAATGGCTCACACGCATCTATCGTCGGGAATTTCTCTAAAGCGCGGAATAATTTCCAAGCCTGTCATTATcctttgaaaaattcatcaaagCGCCGGTGTAATGATATTTCGTGTATAATTACGTACGAGTCTCCTGATTTGATTGAAGCCTCGAACAGCCGCATGTACAGCACGCAGACTCGCTTATTTTGATTAACGAACATCAAACTCCGAAATTGGTATAGCAACGAACTCTCGCGCGTTACGCAATTAACTTGATTTGACTACGAGCAAAGGCGTTTTTTGCCGCGCACCGAGCGAGGGCTTCACAGAACGCGACGCGACGCACGAGAATTTGCGTGTACGCGCAGTATGCCATAGCGGAGCGGCTTTTTACGCGGGCGCCCATCTGTCTCCGGCGCGCCAGACTCTTCTCTTTTCTCATTCTCCTCGACGGCGAGAGTCGCTCCTGCTCTTCTTGTTTCTCAGCTCTTTCCCAGGCACTTTTTTAGCGCCCCCCGCACTGCAGAGCGATGCGACCCGAGTAATGCAAGATGCGTTTTGAGAAGCtgctttttcgaatttatATACTTGTAATACGCTCGAAGCTCCGCAATCAGGAAAGCTCCAATACAGCATCCCCCGGCGGTGCAATACGCAtgtgtataataatacacaaaAGGCCGCGCCAGCGATTTCCGCGGCACGCGCCCAGCGTATCTCCCTAATCGCATTATGCACTTGCGCGAAAAAGCAGAACCAGTAGACTACTCATCCATCCGATCGAAGCTCCGCTacacagcacacacacacagactaTACGCGGGGGGGAGAGAGCCGGAGAGAAAGTCGCGTGCTTTAAACGCGATTAGTCGGGTGTATAACCCGCAGCAGCCGGCACGTGACCGCGTGTCGCGCGCTCggattataaatataatatagcaGGCAGTGCGGCAGCAGTCGCTggtgtgtattatatacgtgTAAGGAAGGGTCGTGCGGCTGCATTCGCGAATTATTATGAATCAATCGCGAGCAGCGCGTCTCGCTCGTAAATCACGCGGAGCTTCATAGAAATCTAGGCCTCGTCTCGGGATATGATCGCATCGCGCCCGTCTGTGCTCGTATGATCCATCCATCCCCCGGCAGCCATTATAAATTTTCCTCTCCTATATACCCTCGTGCGCACTTTGGACGATTGACTTTTCAAGGCgctctgcgtgtgtgtgcgtgtgtgtgtgtgtgttgggaAACAAATCAAGTTGTGCGCGAGGGAAAAAGAGTGCTGGTGCGATAATTGCAAAGCCGAGGATTCAGCGGAGGAAAAAGGGGTCAGAGATTCTGGCCTGCCGGGCGAGATTAAACGAGAAGTGAAAATGTATTTGAGATCTCTCCGCGAGAGATTGCCTGCAACGGCACAGGCTTGCGATGCCTCGTTAGCGTTACACAAGCCCTGAAAAAGACGTACGCTACGTGACTCAAATCTCATTTCCAGCCCTCATACActtgtcttctctctctctctctctctcgcgcgcgcgcgcgcgcgaacaagCGAGCAGGAGGGAAAGCTTGACTGCGAGAGGGAGAGTTGCGCTTGGCATTCTGCGCAGGGAGTTCTACTCCATTTTCTTCCGCTTTCCCCCTCCCCGCCGCGTCTTTTCTGTTTTCTCTGCAGTCGTCCGCCGTCGGATTAACGACGCGTTAAACTTGAAAAATAAGCCGGAGGTCTTGGTTAATGGATGACGTTTTCGTTTTCTTCCCGATGACAGAGCGACTGTCGTTCGGCGTTGGACGACTAGTCGGATCGCCGCTATCGAGGAGTCCCCGCAGGTCACCGTCGCATTCGCCTTGCCTGGACTCGCCGAGAACCGATCAGCAGGACACGGAGGTTGACGTCGATGCCGAGGACGAGGAGGTAGACGTGGACGTGGAGGAGGTCGGCGACGAGGACGACCGCGAGGGCTCGAGCCCGCCCAGGTCTGCTACGCCACCGTCGCCACCCGCCGTCACCCGGAGTACCCCAACTAACCCTCCCAGAAGGTTTGCATAGacttgcaaaaaaaatgatgaaacCGTTGGTTTTTTTACTCAACTATAATTTTGAATCTCCCTTGAACCCCAACCAGGTCGGGCGACTCGTTCAGCGTCAACGCCCTCCTGAGGCCGGACCCGCCATCGGCCCACTCGCAAAACAcaaacagcagcggcagctcggCGAACGGCAACCCAGTGTCGCACCAGTCGATCCTCTACCCACCTCTGCACCTACAGAGCGGCGTCGTCCTTCCTCCTCACCCTCACCACCCCCTGAGCTACCTTCACCCACAGCTTCTTCCCCACCACCTGCTGCCGCCACACTTGCACCCACTGCTCAGAGGTGTCCATCCAGCGACCGCCGCGGCACATCCTGGACTCCACACGACGGCCCACGGACCTCACGGTCTACACCATCCCCACCCGCTCGGGGATGTCTACAGTTGCGTCAAGTGTGATAAGATGTTCAGCACCCCGCATGGCCTCGAGGTGAGTCAAAGTCTGCTCCTATACCTAGAAACCTAATCAGGTCGCATCATTGATAAATGCTCATCGTTCGTTCGACAGGTGCACGCGAGGCGGTCGCACAACGGCAAGAGGCCCTTCGCCTGCGAGTTGTGCAACAAAACCTTCGGCCACGAAATTAGCCTAACGCAGCACCGGGCGGTCCACTCCGCGGAGAAGGTCTTTGAGTGCAAGCAGTGCGGCAAGGCATTCAAGCGCTCGAGCACGCTCAGCACCCACCTGCTCATACACTCGGACACGCGGCCCTACCCTTGCCAGTTCTGCGGCAAACGGTTCCACCAGAAGAGCGACATGAAGAAACACACCTACATTCACACAGGTACATACGAATAGCTCATTCATACCTAACCATAGCTGATGGACAGTACGGTCATGTAAACGGCAAGCGTCTGTCATAGTTTTTGTCTTGTCGACTGGATGAATAATCGAAAATGCCGTTTGGGAGAAAAAATCTCTCCGACGAAATTACTTAGCCGAGCAGCACGTCCGTCTCGTCCGGAGAATTACGTGCAAACCTGACAGTAAATCGTTGCTGCAACATTAACGATCGCCGCGGGTCCGCAGCAGCCACAATCTGCCTCGGGATaaaactctctcgctctcagcTCTCCGTATATTCGCGCGTATCAATTatgacgagagagaaagagagagtccGACTTCGAGCCATTAATAATCCAGCTCTATTCTCGAGCATACGAGTTAATCCGGGACACACGCGCGGGCGCTTATGTGTGTCCCTGCATATGTGGCATGCAGAAGAGCAAAGGAGATTGAGAGGGTGGACGACCCTTGCCGTTTGGCGCTTCGTAATAATCGTAATGTCTTTTTGGGGCACTGCTGTGCTACCGTCGCTTCTTTTCCCCTTGATACTCGAGAGGTCCGATTCTCCCATGCGCGTATCCTCGCTGCGATTACTGCGTCAGAGAGTTTTGCTCTTTTGCTCCCCCCTGCGCACACTTCTTGCGCTCTCTCGGCGGGCGTAATCCTAAAATAGATTTTCACTGCCGACAAATTGTCTGTGGGAATCGACTGGCTGCTCGCTTCTGCGGGGATCAAGTGCGCGTCGATTAACGATTCGGGTGATATGTACAGTTTGCTCAGCGGATGAGCTGAAATTGAGATACTTCGGGGAGAGATTAACGAATTGAAAAAAAGGGGCCGAGGAAGAATCCCACGAAAGCGCCCGCAATGATTACGGCCCGATCTCGGAGTGTCCGGAGCGCACGATCTCCTCTCCCGCTCGCacaaaaagaagaggaagacgaagaagaagaagaagaagaagaagaagaagaagaagaagaagaagctgtgACGGGGGATAAGACACTTGACACTCGCGTCCCCCTCTCTCAGCGTGACGCGGGCTCTCGTCCAGGATGGATTTCACCGCGACGAGCTGCGTAGGTGGAGCTGAGACtaagaagagggagagacaaGAGCCGAGAGTTAAGATAGAGAGTATCGTCGTCATGGCAACCCTCCCGATGTCTTATCAAATTATCACCTTGTCTCGTACTTTCCTTCCCCCCATACTCGACTCTACACACATACGGGCCGAGAGCAGACGACGTCTTCCGAGATACAAAGCGATGGTCACTCGCTAACAACCTATGGGACCGCGAGTCATGTGTGCGCGCGTCCGGAACATTTAATTCATTATTCAGCccgatgaaaaattcagagCAGCCCGGCTCCGCTGCTGTGTACGTGTACCTGCGGGGAATTGCGAGAggacagcgcgcgcgcgattgtcGCCTCTTTAATTACCAGCGCGGTCGTTTTGACTTTTCCTTATGTCTTTTTCTATCCCACTCGCTCCCTACTGTCGTCCGGCGAAATTAGAGTAGCCGCacgtgaaaatgaaaaagctgCGCGCGGAATTTCGTCGGAATTCGCCTCGAGGATCCTCGAGAAATTCTCGCGCTATACTGCGAAAGTTgaataaaaagaaacgaaGCGAATCGCGTCCGAAAATCGTAATTCAATCAGCCACTAAACAAAGGCTGGCTGTATGTACTTACGACGGAAAAACAgaggcaaaagataaaagtcAATCCAGCCGCGCTAGacaaagcgagcgagcgggagatagagagagagagagagagagaaaaaaaagagcgagagagtagaCTCAGCAGAGTGGGCCATGTGCAATATAAGGGTGCGCCGGAGATTCCCGGGGGACACGGCCGGCGTAACGTAAAATCATTATTAGGTAGGTGGGTACCACcggcacacacagacacacacgcgtgcgcgAATAGGggagtgagggagagagagagagaaagtgggAATAAGAGCTGTGCAAATATTGCTCGTGCACGGCGCGATGAGCGTTTTAGAGCAGGGGTGCAGTCCAAGCTTTTCTCTCGCacccgcggagagagagagagagagagagagagagagagagagagagacacgagTCAAGTGCAGCGCGCAACCTGCCGCTGTAAAAACACGCCCGGGAAGCGCAGCGGGGTGCTTCGAGGCGCGAATCTGTCGCTTTTCTTATCCACCGGGTTATTCTGATTCgtatatttctttaattttccaCTCGACGATATTTCGTCATCGTAATCCGAAATAACACCGGCTCGCGTAATTTCTCGCTCGACGGAATCGCAGTGCGTGTTGATCGAATGGCGCGGCTCTCTCCCCCTATATATCCTCGTTGTTTTCACAATAAACACTGCAACCTGTCCGGTCGCACGTCAAAGTtcgatatgtgtgtgtgtgtgtgtgctcgcgACCTTTTCACCCCCGCGTGTGTGCACATACGCGCGCACGGTCACGCGGTTTGCCCCGTCTCTGTTATTCTAATCCCGCTAAACTTTCTGGAAATCCAACGCGTcgattggtattttttttactcgattGCCGTCGCTTCTTCCGAACAACATAAACGTCCCCCTATATAAAGTATATTGTCTTACCATTCCAAAATGTAATCGCGATAGCGAGACAAGCGATTACAGGGCGGCGTACACGATAAGGTGTTCCCATAACTATATACAGCGCGTATTAACAtctcggcggcggctgcggcggaGGTCCCATGGCTGTCCGCGTGTATACACAACTATGGAGCTACTCGAAAGCTATTAGAGGTTTCCAACTGACTTGACGCCCCAAGAGCTCTCGCGCAGCCCTCCGCTTAAACTTTTCGACGGGCAACACTTGTTGTGCGCCGCCGTATAATCCCGGCCATAACGCGCCCGCGTGTGTGTTATGTAAGCGCAGTCGGCTGGAAGTAATGTCTTCGCAGCGATGCTCTTTTTTCGTGTCTGTGCGATTATAAGCTATTGTTGCGAAACGACGGAAGaacattcatttttcatcgcgCAATAGTACAAACAACCGCGCGTCAGCTATCTGAAGCAATCGAGTTACTAGATTTCCACGCTCGTCGCGGCT
This genomic interval carries:
- the LOC100119265 gene encoding B-cell CLL/lymphoma 6 member B protein, producing MMEVQQQHSPAGVGPLDFSRRGVAEASAFRVVKPKQLPQVVANNAQGQQAQTETNNNESPQESNNTRLPESEGCDVRLMFPRLWAPFAKSNEVTSLPPFPKSDPERLSFGVGRLVGSPLSRSPRRSPSHSPCLDSPRTDQQDTEVDVDAEDEEVDVDVEEVGDEDDREGSSPPRSATPPSPPAVTRSTPTNPPRRSGDSFSVNALLRPDPPSAHSQNTNSSGSSANGNPVSHQSILYPPLHLQSGVVLPPHPHHPLSYLHPQLLPHHLLPPHLHPLLRGVHPATAAAHPGLHTTAHGPHGLHHPHPLGDVYSCVKCDKMFSTPHGLEVHARRSHNGKRPFACELCNKTFGHEISLTQHRAVHSAEKVFECKQCGKAFKRSSTLSTHLLIHSDTRPYPCQFCGKRFHQKSDMKKHTYIHTGEKPHKCQVCGKAFSQSSNLITHSRKHTGFKPFACELCGRAFQRKVDLRRHRETQHADLNGTASSGSSSSSAAHLRSPINPLAQNALAAVAAANQSIMQ